DNA sequence from the Peromyscus eremicus chromosome 7, PerEre_H2_v1, whole genome shotgun sequence genome:
TTCCCAGATGTATGCCCCACTCCTCTGCAGCCGCACACCAAGGCAAAAGCTCCCCGTGCTGGCTCTACCTGTGAACATTCAGAAAGGAGTACCTGGAGACAGAGCCCGAGGGGGATAGACGAGGCCTTTGGGGACACCCATTTCTAAGCAGGTTAATGGTACTTGAACTGACTTTCCTTCTGTTGTGGTTTGtctgtgaaatgtcccccacaggaacatttgtgtttaaacacttggtccccagatggtggtgCTGTTGTGGGAGGCCGTGGAACTGTTAGGGGGCCGAAACTCACCAGGAGGGTCTCAGGGTAGGCCCTGAGGTTTTATACAGCTCTGACCCACGTCctatcctcctccttcctgcacTGCCAATGCGGCGTGACCAGAGTGGCCAGTCACTTCCTCTCCTGCCCCATTTCTTCccctctgtgatggactgtatgGTAAGAAACTCCTCCCGCGAGCTGCTTCTTGCCTAGTGTCTGATCACGGCGACAGGAAAGGAGAGTAACTGGCCTCCTGCTGtgttttccttcagttttcatttattcttcctttcctcctcttcataTTGTCTTAGTGGGGAACTGTGGATGGAGGAGTAGGTGGCAAGATCACCTGCATTTGAGGCATTGGGACAGACAGGGAGGAGCATCTTCTGTTCTCAGTAGGAGCTCATGGCTTACACTGCCTGAGAAGGGCTCCTTTAATCCTGTTAGTATTTCCCCCCTGGTCCCCCAAGCTCTGTTACTGAGACTCACTGGAGTAAGAACTTTCTGCACCATGGTCTTCCTGTCGGGCCGAGCTGGTAGCTGGGTTTGTTGAAGGACATCAGCTGCGGAATTTGTGATTTGGGCGAGAGAGATAGAAGTCATGGCTGGTCCAGAAAGTGATGGCCAATTCCAGTTCACTGGTATTAAAAAGTATTTCAACTCTTACACTCTCACAGGTAGAATGAATTGTGTACTGGCCACATATGGAGGCATTGCTTTGTTGGTCTTATACTTCAAGTTAAGGCCTAAAAAAACCCCAGCTGTGAAGGCAACATAAATGGATTTTGAAATGTCTGACCTCACCTGTTAGTCCCATGCCTGAAGAAGCTGATGTCAATTCATCATATAATACTCAGTTTGTACAATAAATTAtgaacctggaaaaaaaaactttctgcgCAATGTATCATATTTACACTTAATGTCTGTCTGATCCATTAGCTCCAATGCAGCATGATCCTGAGTTGTACTTTTTCCAAGGAGTGGGTCCCTTCTCTCATAGTATGCCGTGGGACTGGTGATAGCATTATGGTGTCACCAAGGGTGGAACTAAAACCATCGTAttgttctgcctttcttctctagACATGGGGCAGATACTCCAGTTCATGGGGGTAGGAAAGACACAGGGTAGACGTGGCAGTCACTGACGGTATGGCATTTGCCACATGGTGTACGCTCCTTGATCGCCTCTTCCCTGTGTCCTGCTCTTATCTGTTCCACAATCCTCAGATCCAGTGGAAGCACCTTCAGATTTATACGGTGCTATTTACTGGCCCTCTGCCAATTAGTGACACTTTGAAATTCCCTTATATGACGCACTGCTGCTCTGACAATAAACAAGTCATTAGctgggtcagagggcagcttccaGCTGGTTTTGATTCATTGTTTTTGAATCTGGCTCAAGAGGCTCCTTATGATGCGAGGTCTTCAGTCCAACCCCCAAAGCTGGACGCAGATGGGGCCTCTGTGCACCTAGGTGCTGGATCACGGCATCTACTCTCTGGAGGAAACACAGACACTACCCGGCCCTCATCAatctttcttaagacagggtcacaGGACCAAGGCCTTAGCGAAGTGCACATAGAGCAGTAAGGAGCAGGGACCAAggccagggagagggagaggcaaaCAGGAGAGGCAAAGGTGACAGAGAAAGGACAAGGGAGAAGAAAACACTTCACTGGGTGGTTTGGAATGGGAAAAGATGGCAGACGCTTGAGTCAGAAAGTCTGGCTAATTATATCCGGTATATGTCCTTGAGTAGCAGCACCAAAAGCTGTTTGACTTGGAAGAGATCTTGTACATCTCATGGGCCAAACCTGTCTCCATTTTACAGGTGCATATCTGATGCCTGAGATAAGTGAAGTGTCTTTTCCAAGTTCGTCCAGCTGACCTGAGATGAGACTAGAGGCAGGTATAGCTCCCAGTCCAAATGTTTCCTAGGACCTGCAACAGCCTTCCTGGATCTTAAGAGACCATGATGTGGAAAAGATTAAGGAAGCTACTCCTTGCTTTGGTGCTTACTCCTCCCAGGCTGCCTCTCCCCTCCATCTACAACCTCTCACAATCCCTGGATTGTGGGATTCTGCAGATATTCAAGGGTTACTGTGGGTGTCTGTGGATGCTTTGTGTTTGAGCAGACAGATAAAGTAGGCAGTGACACTGTACTCTGCTAAGCACTATGAGAGAAGTAAAAATGATTTAGACAGGCCCATTTGATTTGTGTTCACAAGCTCATGGACTAGAGTGTAAAGCACAACAAAGTGACCAGTAGACAGGCATAGAACCAGGAGCCTGAATGGTAAACTGTACAGCTGAAGCCATGATGCCTTGGGAGTGACAGCCTGACTGTAGTCTAGATCCTAGGGACTATGGGGAGGGTTCTTGATCTCCAGCCCATAAAAAGCAGATGGCTAATGTTAAAGTGTTTGCAAAAACTAAGACACCACAAGGGATAATCCTCCAAGAAACCAGGACTAGGGGACTAACACTCACAAATGTAAGGTGGTGTCCTTGCTAGGACTCTGAATAGAAAATAAAGTCTTCTGTGAGAAATAGAGGCTCCAGGCTTGAAACATATGTGACTGGAGTGTCTGTTCCAGGCTGAGAAATCAATGTAAAAATAGATTCCAGACCAGTCAAACTCAGAGAGTATcaagagaagaaaatgtaaaactatTCAGAAGGAATGCACCCTAGAACAACAGCATTTTCGTAGCAAAAAACAATCCCCTTTGAAGTTGTTCTAACAAAGAAACTACAAACCCCAAGGCAATGGCGTGCTGCTAGGGGAAGTCAGCAGGCATGTCAGACTGGTTTCATATTCCAGTGACATAAAGTAACAATCGTAAAGAAACTAAAATGACCGTTTCAAATAACTTAAAAGATCAGAAAAGAAACGCAGAAGAGTATGGTGAAAGACAGCGTgtaaatttgtaaaaataaataaacaaaagccaaTTAGAGCTTTCTAGAAATGAAAACGATAATCACTGAAACAAATTTTGCTCAGTGAATGTTTCAGAGAGCCAGGTTGaactttctgggaaaaaaaaaagtaacaacatAAAAGCTCGTTGGATCTATCAGACAGACGGTTAGATGCAGTTGAGCAGAGAATTAGTGAACTGAAAGATAGAGCAGAAGAAATTACATCAATCGCGgcacagagagataaagagagaacgTGTGGAAGAGAAGCTAAGAGGAGCTTAGATAGACCAAGAGCATCCAAGTTACGTTTGCAAATAACTGCAGAAGGAAAACCTTGTAGAGAACAGTGGAACAGTCACGTTTAACTTCCTAGGACTGATGGAAAACATTTATCCttagattaaacaaacaaacaaaaaacattagaAGTTTTGAGGTGGGTATATAAGAATACATCTGGAATATAATATGGATTTAAAGAGACACAACTAGTTAGTATTTTAAGGGATCAAAGCAAAAGGATAGAGTAATTTTGTCCAGGAATATCCTGGAAAGTTCATAGAAAACAGACTTGAAAGTCAAGTTATATTTTAAGAGTTAGAGAGTGTGGTAAAGCAGAGGGAAGGCCTAAGAAATATAAGGTGCCAGTCTGACTTTAACACAATTTGTTTTGAATTAAGTTACCTCAACTCTAGATGCCTGTGTGTTAATAAATGCTTGGGGGACCCTCTCCTGGCCTGAATCTTTACTTCATGCTGTGTCTTTTAGCTCTTCCTATCTGGACCCTCTGCCCTGCTCATGAGCGCAAGGTACAAGCCAGCTAGCCGATCCTGAGTTCACCCCTAAATCCATCCACTATCACTTTTTGGGGCCACACCCTCCTGGGAGCCAAGCTGAAACTGGACTACCCCACCTTGCTTTTCTCTACTGTGGTCCTTTAGGGCAAAGGAACCCCTGCTCTGCAGTGAGTATCAGGGGCCCATCTTACAGCATTTGTGTCTTGTTAGCAGTGTCAGTGGCTTCAGAAGGACAGAGAAACCTGGACATGATAATTGGCTCATGAAAGCTGCAAGTtgctggagggggcaggagggtcTAGAGAGCAGGAGACTTAATGGGAAGCAAATGCTTTAGCGGGGTCTATGCATACCCTCCCCCCAGCTCATGCCATCAACATTCTTCAGACACCTGTAGGCACTTGGCTGGCCATGGGATGTACTAGCTCCTCCCTGATGGAGAACAGAAAGCCAAAGTTTGGTTCTAATTAAGGGGGCAGGGAGCAGGGGTGGGTGTGAGACAGGAACAGTTTCTTGAATCTTTTAAGAGCACATAATTctttggcggggggtgggggcatGGTTGTCAAACTCTGCTCCACCTTATGATTGTGGTATTGGGAAAAGGCCACTGGACTTAGAATCTGATGAGCTTGGGGTTGAATGCTAGAGTATCCTTCTCCTAGTTTGGTGACTATGGAAAAAGTATCAAGGAGTTGAGTGCAtaagagagcttgctgtgtgagcacaaggacctgagttcaggtttcCAGCAGCTATATGAAAAGCTGGACATGGCTTCTGTACAtgtgaccccagtgctggggggacAGGGCGGAGGAaggtcactggggcttgctggccactaaTCTAGCTGaaaaccagcaagctccaggtttagagagagatcctgtctcaaagcaataaGTCAGAGTGATAGAGGTAGACATGTCCTCTGGCTGCCCGCCCCCATGCATGCACGCATACAATTatgcacgtacatacacacacacacacacacacacacacacacacacacacacacacacatcgcgtctgtgcactcacacactgaaaaaagaaaaagcgtCAAATTTTCCTCGTCTTTCTAATCTGTAAGAACAAGGAGGGAATAATTCTGACTGACCAGGGTTCCTGTGAGTAACATGTAAGAAATACAGCTTGAAGACACAGCAGAACAGAACATTTAAGTGGGGGGAAAGAAAGGTATCTTACTCATCTTTGTGACCCCAGAGGAGTCTACTGTGGTGTCTGACACACACAAAGTTAAACTATTGGAAGATGAGACCCTAGGCATTGAGCCTTACTGCCTTTCACGCTGATAGAGAAAGAGGCTGAGGTgtcaggaaagaggactgagtgAAGAGTCACTCAAATGGACAGAGTCATTGGCCAACCAGCGAAGAGCCAGTGATGAGTAAGGCTCTCTGAAGGACGTCGACCAGCACGGGGATGCCCGGGGTCCCTTTCGTAAGTGGCAGTCggcacagacacagagatccaactTATCCAGGAAGAGTACTTCCTCTATTTCCATGACCCCGTTTGTCCAGGTGTCACCCACAGCAGTGGGTCCCGCTCGCTTGAGGCTGTAGTGGCCTCTGTGGCTGGCTCCCCTCGACTGTGAAGGGCTTTCTGGCTGAGGTCCTTGTCCACCTGCTCGCCAGCTGCTCCTGGAGTAGTCTTGGCGGACTCTGGCATCTTCCACACATCTTGACTCGGTCTTCGctctgtaaaacatctgtagaaCGATCTACTGGccgtttgttttctgtttgtcttgggGGCGACACAATCTCCATTCTTCACTTCAATGACTCTTTCTCTTCATTATTATCGCCTCAGCTGTTCTGTTTGTTTACCTTTTCCGAACCCCAACCACTTTCCCCTCTGCTTTCCTGGGCCAGCCAGGGCCTGTGCCAGTACAccctctgcttccctcccccaACAAGAGGGGGCCAGTCCAAGACCCTGCGCTCCCTGCTGGGAGCCTCACTCAAACCAGATGtggcttcttccttcccttcctccttctccccctgaGTTGCCCAGGGCTACAGGgggtgagggagaggagaggccCTCCACCcacatcctgttcttctcctcaGCTTCCCTGCCCAGCCCTGCTACCCTCACCAAGGAGTGAGGGACAGCAGTGCGTGGCAGAGCATCTATTTAGTGCCAGCAGCGGGATGATGCTGGATGGAAAACATACTCCCCAAAGCCTGGTGGGCAAGGGTGTGGCCCCTGATCTGCAGCAGAGCCAGGGCTACCTTGGAAGGACTTGACGTGGTCCATGCATGACCCATGATACTAGGCGGTTCAGACTCTGACCCTGCCTGTGTCAAGCCGCCTCTGCCTCCATATTGCCCCACTAGCCACATCTTAAACTATGCCTTGACACTCCCTTTCACCACTGCCTAGGAAAACTTGCATTATCTCTTTGTGGCAGAGGGGTCTTAGGCTTCTCCATCATTCATTTGACAGTAGGCCAAGTAAAGAATTGAACCCAAATCTGGTTTGATAGGATAATTGATTAGCTTTAAGTCAGGACCTGACTTTCTCCCTGGCCTAGTCTGACCTACAGTCTGGCTTCTGGGAACTAACCTCTTTCCAAATAGAGACTGGGTTTTGTCCATAtcagccagcctggaatacactcTGGAACTAGGTATACTGCTGGCCACAACAGGTCGTTGAAATTTGGTCTCAGGGATGAGAAGCCATGGTGAGAGCTAATGTCACTGCTGGTACTATGCAAATATCTGACTGCAAGAGATGGGGAATGTGGAAGAAATTGAGGAGCAGCCCAGCCTTAGAGACATTCAGGGATGACAACGGGCCCCAGCTCTGTGACATGTCACCTTTCCACCTTGCTAGGCTTTGAGGCTTGAGCTCTtatgtatggtggtggtggtgggaagtgGTTAGGAATGCAGCTTAGATAATGAAATTCACAGGTGTGAATGGAAGTTACCAGGGCTTCTCTCAAGTGCTTGATAGGAGCCTGTGCACGCTCTAGCAGCGTCCTGGGTGACCCGCCCCAGAAAGCAGCTAAAGCAGTTTTGAACTGAGCACACGGGCAGATTATCATTTGCTGCTGTACTCTGCAAATGACTGGGACAGGCATTCTCAGCTGTCAGGTGGCCTATTTCCCACCTGGCACTCAGGTTGTGTGTTATTCCAGAAATCCTGCTTTAGCTGAGGGCCTGGGGGGGAGAACTTGAGTCCGCATGCTTCAGAAGTCCAACAGAGGACTATAGGACAGCAAGAGACTAACCCATTCAGAGGTCTGGACTGATTTCAGCACCtgtaggaggagcaggaggaagcgATGCAGGAGAACAGGACAGCCCTGCCTGGGCACGGTAATCTCGGGCCCAGGTAGGCTCTACATCCTATCTATCCCCAATTACCATCCTTCATCTTGTCACTGGATTTCTCTTTCCTATGAGGAGTAATAATATGTCTGGGGGAAGCAGGGCAGGGCAGTTGGGTGTCATGAGGTGTCTGTATACAACGGGGCTTCCTTTAAAAGGTCTTCAAGACAGTTAGGTAGTTTGGCCTTTGAAGGGTGAAAGACCCATGGCCCTGAAATGGAGTCTTGGTCACTGGCCAGGGGCCCTTTAATTGTCAACAAGTGCCTTAGGAAGGAGCTAGAATCTCTCCCTGGAATGAGCATGGAATGGCAGCTCAAAGCCTTTCGGAGTCCCCTAGATCAAGAGTCATCATCAAAAGATCACGACATAAAAGATGGGCTCTCGGCAAGTGGAAGCATTGGTCCTGTCTCAGTATGGACTTGGTCTGTTTGGGCTATTGTTCTGGTCTGAACATGGGGACAACTGCCACTTGCTGGTTAATTAGCGTCCTTGCCCAGGAGTCTCTTCTGAGGCCCTGGTGAGAAGaccagagggaggaaggagaagacacACTCTCCTCACTACCCTGCTGAGGAGAGCAGCCAGCAGAGGACAAGCAGCCGGAATGTGCAAAGAGAACCCTTAACTGAAGAAGCCTAAGGTTACGGCCTGTGCCAGGGGGCCCTACTGTTGATGTCCCGTGACAGCTTCCCTCCTCCATCCACCTGACCAGGCTTGGAGGACCCTCTGCGGAGGAAGCCAGAGCCCTCCTCCTGGCTAAGGGAAGAGGAACTGCTAGAATTCAGGAGAGCTGAGGAGTCTGGAAGGTTTAGAGTGTCAGGCTGAGCTGCTCTTGGCTGGCGCTGCCCTGTGCACCCCAGGAGCGTCTGCACACTGGGTTACAGTGTCGTGCAAAAGTAGTCAGCTCTGGAGAACCCGGATGCTCACCCAGAGTCACAGGAAGGAATAGCAGGGTcagtggggaaggagggaaggaagggcggaaggggagaaggaagggagaaagacggaggatggaaggaagggagaagagagggaagaaaagaagggagggagggaagagtagAAGCCTTTCTGGGGCCAGGCCTTGGCTCCGGACTGTCAGGTGGGcaggaggctggggctgggggggAAGCTGCCAGAGGAGGGCCAAGCCCCTTGAAAGCTGCTATTGTTAGGTGTCTGCTCAGAGAAACCCTCAGTAAAAAGAGCTTGTTAGTGAGGCCCGGGCTGGAGACAAGCCGCTCTCAGAGAGCCAGTGAACCGTGCGAAATGACTTAAACTAACATCCCTGACTGCACTGGGCTGGGACCCAGGAGTCAGGGCCTTGTGCTCATCAGAAATTCATAGAAGGTGCCCCGCGGCTCAGTTTTCTCTGGCCTCCTTGTTCATTgagcgtttttttttttccagtcctgcggCTCTGAAAGGGAGACAGGAGCTGCCTGATGGGGAAGATCAAGCGGCCTTTGAAAACCCCTCTCGGAGTTTATTAAACCCTGGGGCTAGGGCAGGCCAACCTGGAGGCCCAGCCAGGCCCGGCTCCACCCCCCCTGGACTTCCCAGAGGGGACCTGGCCTGTTCTCTCGCCCTAAACTTGACAGGCCTGTGCCGGGGATGAGAGGATTGAAGTAGGAGCCCGAGCACCTAGGGTAGATACTATCATCTTTTTCAAGGTGGATGGGGCAGAGACTAGCCACTTCCACAGATGGCCAGGGCCTTCTCTCCCTGGGCCACTCAAGATGTCCCCATTTCCTACAGGGACTCTCTTTATTAGCTCTCCCAAGTGTTTGCTCAAGGCACAGAGTGGGGAGTGGAAGGGAAGCCACCAAGGGTCTCTAGGCTCGATTGCAGCTCAGTGACCAGGCAAGGGCGGGAATGAAGATGAGCAGGGCAAGCCTTGGGTTTCTACGCTCTGGAAGGCCCTGGGAGATGGAAGGCACAAGAACGCATGCTCAGTGTTCCCTCCGAACTCTTGCCAGCGCCCGCCCGCCCTGTGCTCTGAGGATAGGTCTGCACTgacgccatgctccccaccaacAGTGAGCTCAACACGGCCATTCAGCCCAGGAGCAGGCCCATAAACACAATGTAGTTATATTCTCCATCTTCCACAAATGTTGACCAGGGCATTCTGTGCATCAGGACACCATCCTACACACTGGACAGGCAGTGGTCTGTCAAGCAGGGGACTCAGGTTGTTACTGACAGGGTGTGGTGTTATTGACACTCTGTGGTCAACTCATGGTAGCCCCAAACCCTGAGAGGCCTCCTGCTTGTCAGGTGACTGGGGCCCCAGGGAGAAGTGGCAGAGTCCCGGGATAAGACTGTTCTCTGGTCTGTCAGCTGCTTCCACCTGATGAGTGTCTCTCCTGAGACTCTGAGGACAAGTTCTTTTCAAAAGATAATTCAGTCTAAAACATTAAAagagccagtaagatggctcagtgagcaaaggtGCTTGCAAGtctgacaacccgagtttgatccctggacctCAAGTAAAGGGAGAAATAGAAAGCCAGCTCCACAAAGTTTTCCTTGGACCTCCACATTTGTGGCATggcatgtgtgctcacacatatcacacacacacacacacacacacacacacacacacacacacacacacgcacacacacacacccatgtacccacgcatgcacacacgcgcactcacgcacgcacgccTGGTCTTGTTTCACTGACCCTGTCACCCCCAGAACTGCTCCAAGG
Encoded proteins:
- the LOC131914155 gene encoding ATP synthase membrane subunit K, mitochondrial; amino-acid sequence: MAGPESDGQFQFTGIKKYFNSYTLTGRMNCVLATYGGIALLVLYFKLRPKKTPAVKAT